The Halovivax ruber XH-70 genome includes the window CATCCCTCCAGACGGGACGAACCGGTCGATCCGGCCGCGACACAGTCCGGGACTGATCGAGGATCCGACGGTGACGCGACGTCGTCTGCGGCGCGACAGGCCGACAGCGGTGATGCAGCCGACGACCATCGAGACAATTCCTGATTACAGCGCGCCACCCGGCCGGGAGAGTAATCCCACGTCGGAACGAGACAGCCCGTATGGACGCGCCCGTTTCCTGGTCGTTCGATCCAGCCACCAATCCGACGCTCCGGTGGCTCGGATGGGGTCAGCTGGTGCTGGTCGACGGCTGGGCGGTCCTCGGGTCGATACTGCTGCTCGCGTCCCCCATCGTTCCGACTGGAATCGGCCCCATCGCCGGTTTCGTCACGGTGATACTCACCATCGGACGCGCGCAAGCGTGGGTCGAAACCGACGGTACCTGGCTGGACGGCGTCGAAGCCGATCTCGATGCGGTCGCGAACCAACCCGTCCCACGACAGTTCTGGGGACGCTTCGAATCGACAGCCACGGCCGACAGTTTCGTCCCCGACGCGCCGGGGCAGACGCTATACGACCATCGCAGAATCGTCGCACCGGCAGCCGCCGCCCTTCTGGGCGGGCTCGGCTACGCCATCGGCTGGGTGCTGATCGGACCAATTGTGGTCAGCGTCGCTGTGGTCGCCGGACTCGCGGGCGGACTCCTTTCGGGACTGCTTGACCGAGGCCGCGCGAGTGGGGAGATCGATCCCGCCGACGACCGGGTGACCTACCGCGGTCGAACCCGGCCCCGGTCCTCGATCACGGACTGGTGGACGGTCCGCCTGGGCACGATCACTCTGCTTCGGTGTCGCGGCCCGCGCGGACTGGACGAACCGACGTGGCTCGCGGTCCCGACCGATCGAGCACCAGCCGTCGCGGCGGCGCTCGCGACCGAGTCAGCGACGAGTACTGCAACCGATCGTGACGCCAGCGGGCCGACAGGAGGTGGCCACCGACTGAGACTGAAAGCCGCCATCGTCGGAGCCGAGGTCGCACTCATCGGCGTCGGTGCCGGGTTCGCTGGACAGTACGTCCACCCGGGGACGACGTCCGGCTTCGTTCTCGTCGCGGTTTCCGGGGCCGCAGTCACCGCACTCCTCTCGATCGCGCTCCTCGTCGGCGTCGTCCGTGGCCGTGCTCGCCGGCGGACGACCCGCTAGTCGACCGATCGATCCTGACAGGCCCGAGTGTCGGTCCAACACGGATCCGCCCACACGACGGCCGGGACGACCGAATCTTGTCGACCCACGCCACGTCGCACAGCACCTATACCGTGCCAGCGGAATGGCGGTCCATGGCCGACGTCTACGACAAACTGGTTCGTGACGAGATTCCAGCCATCATCGAAGCCGACGGCGACGAACCGACGATCCACCGCGCCGACGACGCGGCGTACCGCGAGCGGCTGGCCGACAAGCTAGACGAGGAGGTCACCGAGTTCCTCGAGAGCCGCGACGTCGAAGAGCTGGTGGACATCGTGGAAGTCGTCCACGCGATCCGGCGTGCGCGCGGTGTGAGCCTCGAGGAATTTCAGGAGAAACGTACCCGGAAAGCCGATCGGCGGGGCCGCTTTGAAGAACGAATCGTCCTCGAACGAGTCGAACGCTCGTAGCGACAGCCTGGCGGATATCGATGCCGGCGGGTCACTCGGTGGGCGAAGTGACCGGACGTGACTCGGACGGACCACGGGACTGCCGCCACAACTAATTACGATCCCCGGGTCGAAGTAAACGCTTGATCTTCGGAAGCGTCCGACTTCGGGCAGTCGTCGAGCACGGCGAGGTCGACACCGTCCGCGTCGGGCGATGTATCGCCTCCATAACAACGCGGTCACGACCCACCTGAACGGACGATGTGGCCCTGGGAACACGTCCTCGTCGGCTACCTGGCGTACTCGCTGCTCGCGCACCTGTGGTGGCGCGACGGGCCGAGCGGGCTGGAAGCGATCGCCGTCGCCGTCGGCGCGCTCCTTCCCGATCTCGTCGACAAGCCGCTGGCCTGGGAGTTCGGCGTCTTCCAGTCGGGCTACGCCATCGGCCACTCGATCTTCTTCGCACTCCCAATTTCGCTCGCCGCCGGCGTGCTCGCCAGCCGGCTCGGCAAGCTCCGAGTCGGCGTCGCCCTCGCCGTCGGCTACCTGCTCCACCTGCCGGGTGACCTCCTCTACGGCTTCGTCCAGGACCGCGTCCTCTATCTACAGACTATCAGCTGGCCGTTCGGCACGGCTCCACCGGCCGGCGACCCACCGGGCTTTCAGGAACGGCTCACCTACTTTCTGAGTGGCTATCGCGAGGAACTCGCGAGCGGCGACCTCTCGACGTACGTCCTGATACAACTCGGACTGGCAGGACTCGTCGTGGCCCTCTGGCTCTACGACGGCGCACCGGTCCTCCGCGAGTGCCTCCGGGCTCTGAAGCGCCTTGGCCACCGGTTTCTGGCGGTTATAGGGTGACGCGGAACGGGATGGGCGCGGTGTCGCTGTCGGTGGGCCTTGCCGGGTCAGATCCGATGCGAGCGAAGAAGCGAGAGTATAGTGAAGCGCCTCGAAAAACGCGAACGCCGAAGCGGTGAGCGATAGCATCTCAATCGACCGCCAGTGCAGGTGGTGCCTGCGGAGGCGGCCTTTTTCATCGAAGTTTTTCGCGACGGGTCGCGCGAAGCGCGATCCCGATCGCGCAAAAAGTTCGTTGTTCAGTCCTCCGGATACATCGACTCGATACGATCCTCGAAGCGATCCGTGATCGTGCGGCGCTTCTTCTTCATCGTCGGCGTCATGAGGTCGTTTTCCTCGGTGAATTCGGTGCCGACGAGGCGGAACTTCTTGATGGTCTCGTAGTCCTCGAAGTGTTCGTTGACGCGATCGACTTCGTCGCGAACGTACTCGCGAACGCGGTCGTGGGTACAGGCGGCCTCCGGGTCGTCGGGCAGGTCGATGCCCTCCTCGGCGGCCCACTCGCGGACGTGTTCCATGTTGGGGACGACCAGCGCGGAGACGAACTTGCGGCCGTCGCCGACGACCATGCACTGTTCGACGACGGAACTCGCGGCGAAGCGGTCCTCGATGGGGCCGGGGGCGACGTTCTTGCCGGTCGAGAGGACGAGGATCTGTTTGGCGCGCTCGCGGAATTCGATGTAGCCGTCGGGGCGTCGGTGGACGATGTCACCGGTGCGGAACCACTGCCCCGCGCGTTCGGGGGTCTCGAGTTCGCCGTGGACCTCGCCCGGCGCCTCGTCGATGTACGATCGCTCGGTGGCGCCCGGTTTGTTCCAGTAGCCCTCGCTCACGTTGGGACCGCGGACGACGAGTTCGCCCACCTCACCGGGGTCGCTGGCGAACGCATCGTCGTCGACGATGCTCTCGTCGACGGTCGTCTGGATGTCGACGACCGGTGGGCCGATCGTTCCGACCTTCGGGAAGCCTGGCGGGTTGACCGAGACGACGGGTGCGGTCTCCGTGAGGCCGTAGCCTTCGTAGATCGGCAGGCCCATCGCGTGGTAGAGCGAGCAGAGTTCGGCCGAGAGGCTGCCGCCGCCGCTGATGAGCATCTCGATGTTGCCACCCAGGGCGTCGCGAACGGTCGAGAAGACGAGTTTGTCCGCGAGTTTGCGTTTGACGTCGAGGATCGGACCCGGGGAGTCGGTCTCCTGGTACTCGACGCCGACGTCGACCGCCCACTCGAAGATTTTCTCCTTGATCGCGGACTCGCTGGCCTGTTCGCGGATCGCATCGTAGATCTTCTCGTAGACCCGGGGGACGCTCGTCGCGCTCGTCGGTTCGACGGCGGCGAAGTCGTCCTGAAGGGTGTCCGGACTCTCCGCGTAGGCGACGCTGGCGCCACTGCCGAACATGAGGAAGTGACCCGAGGTTCGTTCGAAGACGTGTGCGAGCGGGAGGTACGAGACGACGCGCGTGTGTTCGTCGATCGACGGGACGTCGTCCGGCGTCTCCGGCTTGCGAGCGACGCGTTTGCGCACCTGCGTGACGTTCGCCCGGAAGTTTCGGTGGGTGAGCTGGACGCCCTTCGGCTTGCCGGTCGTCCCGCTGGTGTAGATCAGGCTCGCCAGATCGTCCATGTCGGGTTCGTCGAGCCACTCGCGGTAGGCCTCCGGATCGAAGACGTCGCTGCCGATGTCGTAGACCTCCGCCAGCGTATAGACGTCGTCACGAGCAGTCGCTTCGTCGACGGTGTCCATCGTGACGATGAACGAGAGGTCGAGTTCGTCCTCCACTTCGAGGACGCGATCGAGCATCTCCCCGTTCTCGACGACGACGGCGTCAGCACCGGCGTCGCCGAGGAGATACGAGACCTTCGAGGTGGACGAGCCGGCGTAGACGGTCGAGACGACCGCACCGATCGAGAGGAGCGAAAAGTCGGTCTGGGCCCACTCCATGCGCGTGTTGGCGAAGATGCCGACGCGGTCGCCACCATCGATGCCCAGCTCGCGAAAGCCGGCCGCGAGTTTGCGAACGACGTCGCGCATTTCGCCGTACGTGATCGTCTCCCACTCGCCCGGTGGCGCCTGCGGGAGGATCGATCCAGTAATGGTCCGGTCGTAGATCCCGCCCTTGTAGAGCTGGGCGGGTCGATCCGGGTAGCGTTCCGCGGCGTCCTCGAACAGCCGGCCGAGGGTCGTCTCTCCAGTCACCTCGTCCTCGTAGTCGCGTTCCGTCGCCAGCAGGTCCATACTCGCGTGAGAGTCCCTCACGCATGATAAAGCCTGAGGATCCGGTTACCTATTTATCGGCGTTTATTCGCCGCCTGCTGGCGATCGACCCGGTGCAAGATCTGCAGCGATCCGAAGGGATAGTGTGGCGGCGGGCGGACACCCGCCGCAACCGTCGTGGACGCCTTACACAGGCATTTTACCCGTCAAGAGACGTCAGCACGCCGCGGACGTTCATCGAGACCTCACCACGGGCTTTCGTCTCGCCCCAGACGCGATCGAGGTCGGTCGCGTCCGCGAAGTGGTCGATCACGGCTTCGTCGGCACCAAGTTCCGCGCGCTTCTCCCTGACCGACTCGACCCAGGCGGAGAGCGTCTCCGCGTACGCATCGAGGACGTCACCGGTCTCGCGAGGGCCGAAGTGCGCGAAACAGAGCGTCGAGCGATCGAGGTCACGAATCGTCTCCACGTCGGCCAGACACTGCGCCAGGTCGAACTGCGGCGGCGGCGAGGTGGGCCGGATCTCGTCGATGGCGGGCACCCAGATGCCGGCCCCATCGGCGGTGAAGACGGCGTCGTTCGCGGGATCCTCGAAGACGAAGTGGTGCGGGGCGTGGCCAGGTGCGGCGTGGGCGCGCAACTCGTGGGTCCCGAGGTCGATGACATCGCCATCCTCGTACGGTTCCATCCGATCCTCGGGCACCGGCTTCGGTTCGACGTAGTAGCGCCACTGGTCGCCGACCGCGGCCTTCGTCCCCTCGACGAGTCGCGACGGGTCAGTCACGTGGCGCGCGCCGTTGTGCGGGGCGTACACCGTCGCGTTCGGACACGCCTCGGCGAGGAAACCCGCCCCGCCGGCGTGGTCGAGATGGACGTGCGTCAGCACGATCGCCGCGAGGTCGTCGTGATCGATCCCCACCTCCTCGAGCGCGGCGAGGATGCGCTCGTAGTTCGTCCCGATCCCCGAGTCGACGATCGCCGGCCGCTCGTCGTCGATAAGG containing:
- a CDS encoding metal-dependent hydrolase, giving the protein MWPWEHVLVGYLAYSLLAHLWWRDGPSGLEAIAVAVGALLPDLVDKPLAWEFGVFQSGYAIGHSIFFALPISLAAGVLASRLGKLRVGVALAVGYLLHLPGDLLYGFVQDRVLYLQTISWPFGTAPPAGDPPGFQERLTYFLSGYREELASGDLSTYVLIQLGLAGLVVALWLYDGAPVLRECLRALKRLGHRFLAVIG
- a CDS encoding MBL fold metallo-hydrolase, with protein sequence MGIGDVTRVTVGDCTDLHYVDTGMYDTAEYGSVYLIDDERPAIVDSGIGTNYERILAALEEVGIDHDDLAAIVLTHVHLDHAGGAGFLAEACPNATVYAPHNGARHVTDPSRLVEGTKAAVGDQWRYYVEPKPVPEDRMEPYEDGDVIDLGTHELRAHAAPGHAPHHFVFEDPANDAVFTADGAGIWVPAIDEIRPTSPPPQFDLAQCLADVETIRDLDRSTLCFAHFGPRETGDVLDAYAETLSAWVESVREKRAELGADEAVIDHFADATDLDRVWGETKARGEVSMNVRGVLTSLDG
- a CDS encoding AMP-dependent synthetase/ligase, with translation MDLLATERDYEDEVTGETTLGRLFEDAAERYPDRPAQLYKGGIYDRTITGSILPQAPPGEWETITYGEMRDVVRKLAAGFRELGIDGGDRVGIFANTRMEWAQTDFSLLSIGAVVSTVYAGSSTSKVSYLLGDAGADAVVVENGEMLDRVLEVEDELDLSFIVTMDTVDEATARDDVYTLAEVYDIGSDVFDPEAYREWLDEPDMDDLASLIYTSGTTGKPKGVQLTHRNFRANVTQVRKRVARKPETPDDVPSIDEHTRVVSYLPLAHVFERTSGHFLMFGSGASVAYAESPDTLQDDFAAVEPTSATSVPRVYEKIYDAIREQASESAIKEKIFEWAVDVGVEYQETDSPGPILDVKRKLADKLVFSTVRDALGGNIEMLISGGGSLSAELCSLYHAMGLPIYEGYGLTETAPVVSVNPPGFPKVGTIGPPVVDIQTTVDESIVDDDAFASDPGEVGELVVRGPNVSEGYWNKPGATERSYIDEAPGEVHGELETPERAGQWFRTGDIVHRRPDGYIEFRERAKQILVLSTGKNVAPGPIEDRFAASSVVEQCMVVGDGRKFVSALVVPNMEHVREWAAEEGIDLPDDPEAACTHDRVREYVRDEVDRVNEHFEDYETIKKFRLVGTEFTEENDLMTPTMKKKRRTITDRFEDRIESMYPED
- a CDS encoding nucleoside triphosphate pyrophosphohydrolase — its product is MADVYDKLVRDEIPAIIEADGDEPTIHRADDAAYRERLADKLDEEVTEFLESRDVEELVDIVEVVHAIRRARGVSLEEFQEKRTRKADRRGRFEERIVLERVERS